A stretch of DNA from Aliidongia dinghuensis:
AGCGCTTCTTCGACGAGATGGGCCGCATGCCGACGAAGCAGCAGGCCGCGACCTACGCTTCCGTCACCCATTACCTGAAGGCAGCCCGTGCCGCCGGCACCGTGGAGGCCGCGGCCGTGAACAAGGAAATGCGCCAGCTGCCGGTCGACTTCTTCGGTCGCGCGGGCTCGATCCGGCCGGACGGGCGCGTGCTCTACGACCTGACGCTCTATCGCGTGAAGGCGCCCGAGGCAGTCAAGCGGCCGTGGGACTATTATCAAGCCATTTCGACCATCCCGGCGGCCGACGCGTTCCGGCCCGCCGCCGAAGGCGGCTGCCCGCTCCAGTGACCGGTAGACGGAGCGTTTTGAACGGCCTATATAGTTTCAGATGAAACCATAATCGAAGGGTGGAAGCGATGACCTCGTCCGATGGCGCCGGCGCCTATCTCTCCGGCTTCGGCAACAGCTTCGCGACGGAAGCGGTCGCAGGCACCCTGCCCGCCGCGCAGAATTCGCCGCAGAAGGTGCCGCTCGGCCTCTATGCCGAGCAGCTGAGCGGCACCGCCTTCACGGCGCCGCGCGACGAGAACCGGCGCTCCTGGCTCTATCGCATCCGCCCGACCGCGAGCCACAAGCCGTATCGCCGCCGCGACAACGGCCTGATCGCGAGTGGTTTCGCCGCCGAGGCCTCGCCGAACCGGCTGCGCTGGGACCCGCTGGCATTGCCCCAGGACCCGACCGATTTCGTCGACGGGCTCGCGACGGTCGCCGGCAACGGCGACGCCGCGACCGGCAGCGGCGTCTCGATCCATGTCTATCGCGCCAACCGCTCGATGGCGGACCGGGTGTTCTACGACGCCGACGGCGAGCTTCTGCTGGTGCCGCAGCAGGGTCGGCTGGCGCTCGCGACCGAGCTCGGCCGGCTCGACGTGGCGCCGGGCGAGATCGCGGTCATCCCGCGCGGCGTGCGCTTTCGCGCCGAGCTGCCAGACGGCACCGCGCGCGGCTATGTCTGCGAGAACCATGGCGCACTCTTCCGCCTGCCGGAGCTCGGACCGATCGGCGCCAACGGGCTCGCCAACGCCCGCGACTTCCTGACCCCCGCGGCCTGGTTCGAGGGGGTCGACCGGCCGGTCGAGGTCGTGCAGAAGTTCCAGGGCAACCTGTGGGCCACCACGCTCGACCATTCGCCGCTCGACGTCGTCGCCTGGCACGGCAACTACGCACCCTACAAGTACGACCTCGCCCACTTCAACACGATCAACACGGTCAGCTTCGACCATCCCGACCCATCGATCTTTACAGTATTAACATCGCCGAGCGAGCAGCCGGGCACGGCCAACGCGGATTTCGTCATCTTCCCGCCGCGCTGGATGGTGGCCGAGCACACGTTCCGCCCGCCCTGGTTCCACCGCAACGTGATGAACGAGTTCATGGGCCTGGTCCACGGCGCCTACGACGCCAAGGCCGGCGGCTTCGCGCCGGGCGGCATGAGCCTGCATAATTGCATGTCGGGCCACGGGCCGGATCTCGCGAGCTATGCGAAAGCGGTCGAAGCGGCATTGCAGCCGCACAAGATCGACAATACGCTCGCTTTCATGTTCGAGACCCGCTGGGTCATCCGGCCGACCGACTGGGCCTTGGCCGCACCCGAGCTGCAGCCGGACTACGACGCCTGCTGGGACGGTCTCGGCAACAATTTCCGGAAGTGACGATCCCGCCATGAGCGCCCTCGACCAGACCCACGACCGGACCCTCACGAGCTGGGTCACCAGCGCCAACGGCCATGCCGACTTCCCGATCCAGAATCTGCCGTTCGGCATCTTCCAGCCGCACGGCGGCAGCCCACGCGGCGGTGTCGCGATCGGCGACGAGATCCTGGATCTTCGGGAGGCGGTCAGCCTCGGCCTGTTCGAGGGGCCGGCGCGCGAGGCGGCCGAGGCTGCGTCCGGCGCCACGCTCAACCCGCTGATGGCGGTCGGTGCCGCGGCACGCCGGGCGCTCCGCTTGCGCCTGTCCGAGCTCTTGGCCGAGCACGGCGCCGAGCGGGCCAAGGTCGAGGGCTACGCGACCATCCTGCTGCACCAGGCGGCGGACTGCACGCTGCATCTGCCGGCGCGGATCGGCGACTACACGGATTTCTATGCCGGCATCAACCATGCGACCAACGTCGGCCGCCTGTTCCGGCCCGACAACCCGCTGATGCCGAACTACAAATACGTGCCGATCGGCTATCACGGCCGCGCCTCGTCGGTCCGCGTATCGGGCGGCGACGTCGTCCGGCCGAATGGCCAACGCAAGCCTGCGAGCGAGGAATTCCCCAGCTTCGGCCCATCGCGAAACCTCGACTATGAATTGGAGCTCGGCATCTGGATCGGCCCGGGCAATGCGCTCAGCCAGCCCATCCCGATCGCGCAAGCGGCCGAGCATATCGTCGGCTATTGCCTGTTGAACGACTGGTCGGCGCGCGACATCCAGGGCTGGGAATACCAGCCGCTCGGGCCCTTCCTCGCCAAGAACTTCCACACGAGCATCTCGCCCTGGCTGGTGACGGCCGAGGCGCTGGCACCGTTCCGCAGCGCCCAGCCGGCCCGGCCCGAAGGTGATCCGCGACCGATGGACTATCTCTGGAGCGAGGCGGACCAGCAGGCGGGCGCGCTCGACATCAGGCTCGACGTGCTGCTTGAGACCGCGACCGACCGGGTCGCCGGCCGGCGGCCGGTCCGCATCGGCGGCAGCAACACGCGCGAGCTTTATTGGACGCCGGCGCAGATGGTCGCCCATCACGCGTCCGGCGGCTGCAACCTGGCGCCCGGCGACCTGTTCGGCTCGGGCACGATCTCCGGCACCACGACCGACAGCTTCGGCAGCCTGCTCGAGATCACCGAAGGCGGCCGCAAGCCGCTCGCCCTGCCCGCGGGCGAAACCCGGCGCTTTCTCGAGGACGGCGACGAGGTGATCTTCCGCGCCCACGGCGTGCGCGACGGCTTCGTGTCGATCGGCTTCGGCGAATGCCGCGGCCGCATCGCGCCGGCGATCTGACCCGGCGATCTGACCGGCCGATCCGACCTGCCGAATCAGGCTCCCGTCGGCTCGACGACCAGCACCGGCAACCGGACGCGCACCGTCGTCCCCCGACCCAGCACGCTGTCGACGGCGAGCGTGCCGCCGTGCAACTCGACAAGGCTTTTGGCAATCGGCAGGCCCAGCCCGGCGCCTTCGCGGCGGCGGGTCAGCCCGCCGTCGATCTGACGGAACGGGCTCAGCGCGATCTCGACCTGCTCAGGCGTCATGCCGATGCCGCCGTCGGCGACGGTCAACATCACCCACGGCGTGGCGCTGGCCTCTGCGGCCACGCGCACGGCGACCCGGCCGCCCTCAGCGCTGAACTCGACCGCATTCAGCAGCAGGTTCAAGAGCACGCGCATGACCATGGCCTTGTCGGCCAGGACCGGCAGCGCGTCCGGAACCTCGACGACGATCTCGACGCCGCGCTTTGTCGCCTGGGTCGAGACCAGCCCGCGGCAGCTGCGGGCAAGCTCGGCAAGGTCGAGCGCTTCGCGGCGTGGTGCCATCTGGCCGGCCTGGATCTGGGAAAGGTCCAGCATGTCGTTGACCAGCGCCAGCAGACGACGGCCGCTCGAGCACTTCCGCCTGCTGCCGCAGTGTCTCGTGCGTGTGGCGTATCGCCAGCCAGAGGAGGCCGAAGCTGGTGAAGACGAGCGCGGTCACAATATCGTCGAGATGCCATTCCGGCCGCGCCGCATCGAAGGCGGCGACCCGCTCGAACGGCTCAAAATAAATCGAGGCGACGAAGCCCGCGACCGTCGTCAGCAAAATGACGACGATATCGCGGCCGACAGTTGAGCGAGGGACGAGAAACGGCGACGACGCCACGGCGATCTGGCTCCCGGATCGAACCGTCGCATCCTGCCGCAGCAACGTGAATCGATCATCAGGATTTGACCAGATTGCACCCCAATCGCTGCACGACGGCTGCAATCGGCATGCGATGCAGACGGTTGGTTGGCGTAAGCTATTTTTGTCAACCTATTAACATTAATTGCGCCCGCCTTGCCGTCGCCCCGCCGTAAGGATTGAGGCCGCGGCCCAGTCGTGACAATATGTATGAGTTGTTTGCGGAAGCCGTTCATTTACAAATATTTACATCAAGGGGGCGGCACAGGCGCGCGTTTCGCGACATAAGGCGTTTGGCGATCACGCTGCGAGCTGCCGCGGTCGAAAAGCTCAGCGCGTACGTTTTTCAGAATCGACTCCGTCGATTTTTGCATATATGCCGATCATAAATAGACCGCGACCAACGCGAACCGCTGGCGGGCATCGACCGCCGCAACCGGAAGACGGGAGGAAAGATGATGAAGGCCAAATACCTGCTCGCCGCCGCGGCGCTCGGCGCTCTGGCGCTTTCGGCCGGCGCCCAGGCCCAGGAGAAAGTGACGATCGGCATCGCCATGCCGACAAAGTCGTCGGCCCGCTGGATCGACGACGGCAACAACATGGTCAAGCAGTTCGAGGCCAAGGGCTACAAGACCGACCTGCAATATGCCGAGGATGACATCCCGAACCAGCTGTCGCAGATCGAGAACATGATCACCAAGGGCGACAAGGTCCTGGTCATCGCCGCGATCGACGGCACGACGCTGTCCGACGCGCTGCAGCAGGCCCATGACAAGGGCATCAAAATCATCGCCTATGACCGCTTGATCCGCAAATCGCCGAACGTCGACTATTACGCGACCTTCGACAATTTCCAGGTCGGCGTGCTGCAGGCGCAGTCGATCGAGGCGGCGCTCGGGCTGAAAAACGGCAAGGGCCCGTTCAACATCGAGCTGTTCGGCGGCTCGCCGGACGACAACAACGCGTATTTCTTCTACAACGGCGCCATGTCGGTGCTCGACCCCTACATCAAGTCCGGCAAGCTCGTGGTCCAGAGCGGCCAGATGGGCATGGACAAGGTCTCGACGCTGCGCTGGGACGGCGCCGTGGCGCAGTCGCGCATGGACAATTTGCTCAGCGCCTATTACGGCAACAAGCGGGTCGACGCCGTGCTCTCGCCCTATGACGGGCTCAGCATCGGCATCCTCTCGTCGCTTAAGGGTGTCGGCTACGGCAGCGCGAGCCAACCGATGCCGTTCGTCTCTGGCCAGGATGCCGAGGTCCCGTCGGTCAAGTCGATCCTGGCCGGCGAGCAATATTCGACCATCTACAAGGACACGCGCCAGCTGGCCAAGGTGACGGTCGACATGGTCGAGGCGATGGAAAAGAATCAGTCCGTACCGGTCAACGACACCAAGACCTATGAGAACGGTGTCAAGGTCGTGCCGGCCTATCTCCTGAAGCCGGTCGTGGTCGACAAGACCAACTGGAAGCAGGTGCTGGTCGACGGCGGCTACTACAAGGAAAGCCAGATCCACTGAGATCGGCTGGTCACTGAGTTCGACTGACGGGAACCCGAGGGCGGCCAAGCGCCGCCCTCGGCACCGGGGAGGAAGCATGGACGCGATCCTCGAAATGCGCGGCATCACCAAGACGTTTCCGGGCGTGAACGCGCTCGATAACGTCAACCTGACGGTGCGGCGCGGCGAGATCCACGCCATCGTCGGCGAGAACGGCGCCGGCAAATCGACGCTCATGAAGGTGCTGAGCGGCGTCTATCCGCACGGCAGCTTCGAGGGGCAGATCGTCTTTCAGGGCGAGGAGCGGCAGTTCCGCACCATCGCCGACAGCGAGCGCGCCGGCATCATCATCATCCACCAGGAGCTGGCGCTGGTGCCGCAGCTCTCGATCGCCGAGAACGTGTTCCTCGGCAATGAGCAGGCGCGCCGCGGCGTCATCGACTGGATGACGGTCATGCGCAAGACCCGGGCACTGCTCGATACCGTGGGCTTGCACGAACCGCCCGAGACGCTCGTCACGCACTTAGGCGTCGGCAAGCAGCAGCTGGTCGAGATCGCGAAGGCGCTCTCGAAGGAGGTGAAGCTGCTGATCCTCGACGAGCCGACGGCGAGCCTCAACGAGACCGACAGCAACCTGCTCCTGGACCTTCTGGTCTCGTTCAAGGCCGAGGGCATTACCTCGATCCTGATCTCACACAAGCTCAACGAGATCGCCAAGGTCGCGGACGCCATCACCGTGCTGCGCGACGGCGCCACGGTCGCGAGCTTCGACTGCCGCGCCGAGCCCTTGAGCGAGGACCAGATCATCCGCCACATGGTCGGGCGCGCGCTCGACGACCGCTATCCGAAGCGCGAACCCGCGATCGGCGACGTGCTGTTCGAGGTCAAGGACTGGAGCGTCTATCACCATCGCCATGCCGGGCGGCAGGTGATCAAGCACATCGACCTCAATGTCCGGCGCGGCGAGGTCGTGGGCCTGGCCGGCCTCATGGGCGCCGGCCGGACGGAATTCGCCATGAGCGTGTTCGGCCGGTCCTACGGCCGGCACATCACGGGCAAGGCCTTCCTCGACGGCCGCGAGGTCGATCTCTCGACCATTCCGAAGGCGATCGCGGCCGGCATCGCCTATGCGACCGAGGACCGCAAGCACTACGGCCTCGTGCTCGACAACAGCATCATGCACAACATCTCGCTCGCCAATCTCGCGGGCGTGGCGCGCCATCTCGTGATCGACGACGGGCG
This window harbors:
- the hmgA gene encoding homogentisate 1,2-dioxygenase encodes the protein MTSSDGAGAYLSGFGNSFATEAVAGTLPAAQNSPQKVPLGLYAEQLSGTAFTAPRDENRRSWLYRIRPTASHKPYRRRDNGLIASGFAAEASPNRLRWDPLALPQDPTDFVDGLATVAGNGDAATGSGVSIHVYRANRSMADRVFYDADGELLLVPQQGRLALATELGRLDVAPGEIAVIPRGVRFRAELPDGTARGYVCENHGALFRLPELGPIGANGLANARDFLTPAAWFEGVDRPVEVVQKFQGNLWATTLDHSPLDVVAWHGNYAPYKYDLAHFNTINTVSFDHPDPSIFTVLTSPSEQPGTANADFVIFPPRWMVAEHTFRPPWFHRNVMNEFMGLVHGAYDAKAGGFAPGGMSLHNCMSGHGPDLASYAKAVEAALQPHKIDNTLAFMFETRWVIRPTDWALAAPELQPDYDACWDGLGNNFRK
- the fahA gene encoding fumarylacetoacetase encodes the protein MSALDQTHDRTLTSWVTSANGHADFPIQNLPFGIFQPHGGSPRGGVAIGDEILDLREAVSLGLFEGPAREAAEAASGATLNPLMAVGAAARRALRLRLSELLAEHGAERAKVEGYATILLHQAADCTLHLPARIGDYTDFYAGINHATNVGRLFRPDNPLMPNYKYVPIGYHGRASSVRVSGGDVVRPNGQRKPASEEFPSFGPSRNLDYELELGIWIGPGNALSQPIPIAQAAEHIVGYCLLNDWSARDIQGWEYQPLGPFLAKNFHTSISPWLVTAEALAPFRSAQPARPEGDPRPMDYLWSEADQQAGALDIRLDVLLETATDRVAGRRPVRIGGSNTRELYWTPAQMVAHHASGGCNLAPGDLFGSGTISGTTTDSFGSLLEITEGGRKPLALPAGETRRFLEDGDEVIFRAHGVRDGFVSIGFGECRGRIAPAI
- a CDS encoding sensor histidine kinase, producing the protein MLDLSQIQAGQMAPRREALDLAELARSCRGLVSTQATKRGVEIVVEVPDALPVLADKAMVMRVLLNLLLNAVEFSAEGGRVAVRVAAEASATPWVMLTVADGGIGMTPEQVEIALSPFRQIDGGLTRRREGAGLGLPIAKSLVELHGGTLAVDSVLGRGTTVRVRLPVLVVEPTGA
- the chvE gene encoding multiple monosaccharide ABC transporter substrate-binding protein — its product is MMKAKYLLAAAALGALALSAGAQAQEKVTIGIAMPTKSSARWIDDGNNMVKQFEAKGYKTDLQYAEDDIPNQLSQIENMITKGDKVLVIAAIDGTTLSDALQQAHDKGIKIIAYDRLIRKSPNVDYYATFDNFQVGVLQAQSIEAALGLKNGKGPFNIELFGGSPDDNNAYFFYNGAMSVLDPYIKSGKLVVQSGQMGMDKVSTLRWDGAVAQSRMDNLLSAYYGNKRVDAVLSPYDGLSIGILSSLKGVGYGSASQPMPFVSGQDAEVPSVKSILAGEQYSTIYKDTRQLAKVTVDMVEAMEKNQSVPVNDTKTYENGVKVVPAYLLKPVVVDKTNWKQVLVDGGYYKESQIH
- the mmsA gene encoding multiple monosaccharide ABC transporter ATP-binding protein — translated: MDAILEMRGITKTFPGVNALDNVNLTVRRGEIHAIVGENGAGKSTLMKVLSGVYPHGSFEGQIVFQGEERQFRTIADSERAGIIIIHQELALVPQLSIAENVFLGNEQARRGVIDWMTVMRKTRALLDTVGLHEPPETLVTHLGVGKQQLVEIAKALSKEVKLLILDEPTASLNETDSNLLLDLLVSFKAEGITSILISHKLNEIAKVADAITVLRDGATVASFDCRAEPLSEDQIIRHMVGRALDDRYPKREPAIGDVLFEVKDWSVYHHRHAGRQVIKHIDLNVRRGEVVGLAGLMGAGRTEFAMSVFGRSYGRHITGKAFLDGREVDLSTIPKAIAAGIAYATEDRKHYGLVLDNSIMHNISLANLAGVARHLVIDDGREAAIANDYRRQLKIRSSDILQATVNLSGGNQQKVVLSKWLYADPQLLILDEPTRGIDVGAKYEIYTIINRLADEGKGVLMISSEMPELLGVCDRIYVMNEGRLVAEMPAAEASQERIMRAIVKGADVKGADRVEEMAS